The Pleuronectes platessa chromosome 11, fPlePla1.1, whole genome shotgun sequence DNA segment ACATCATGTTTCTGCTCAGCTTGAATTTGTATtgaccataataataatattgataatcGGTCTCAGGCTCTGTTGGTCTCCAGCAGCTGACTGAGGTTCCTCCTCTGAGGAGAATCCAGATCTTTCATCAGATCCACAGCAGCTCCACGGATCCTCTAGGATCAGGTGAAGTGTCTCAGTCAAACTGAAGCAACACAACGATTGTTCAGACTCAATGAAACCAGGAGGACACCAGAGGACATCAGAGGACACCAGATAGAGACATGGTGGAATGAGACATGGTGGAATGAGTCTGTTCTGTGAACTTGTGGTCAAAGGTTTCACTCAGAATCTGAACTGTCACGTGTCAGAGTCCCACTCGGATTTCACATGTGTTACTGAAGCAGctcatagagacacagagacacaccagagacacaacggagacacaacagagacacagagacataccagagacacacatgagacacatcagagacactgagacacaccagagacacaacggagacacaccagagacaaaccagagacataccagagacacagagacacagagacacaccagagacacaatggagacaaaccagagacataccagagacactgagacacaccagagacataccagagacactgagacacaccagagacacacCAGAGACACTCCTGAGACATACCAGAGACATTGAGACACACCTGAGACACACCTGAGACATACCAGAGACAcaccagagacactgagacacacctGAGACACACCTGAGACATACCAGAGACATTGAGACACACCTGAGACATACCAGagacacaccagagacacaccagagacacaccagagacacaccagagacacacCTGAGACATACCAGAGACATACCAGAGACAcaccagagacactgagacacaccagagacacaccagagacacaccagagacacaccagagacacacCTGAGACATACCAGAGACACTCCTGAGACACACCAGAGACACTCCTGAGACATACCAGAGACACACCGGAGGCACAACGGAGACACAACGGAGACAtaccagagacacagagacataccagagacacaccagagacaaaccagaggaACACCAGAGACACAccggagacacagacacacaccagagacacagacacacaccagagacacaccagagacacaccagagacacaccagagacacagacacacaccagagacacagacacacaccagagacacaccagagacacaccggagacacaccagagacagagacacaccagATACAcaccagagacagagacacaccagagacacaccagagacacacCAGAGAGACAAACTACTgacctgcttctcctgcttctccttcttcacctccttctcctcctcctcctcctcctccagttagCGGACTGTGTAGCTAACGTCCGGGCGCTACCTCGCTCAGTCACCGGCCGAAGTTCGAGCCTCAGATTCGGATCAGGACGCGGGCGTTGACCAGTGGAGTCGCGGGTCGGAACCGGAAGGTGTCCGCACCTAAAGTGTCCGGTAGAAAAGTTTCTCTCAGTTTGTGTTGACGCTGAAAATGTTTCCAGATCGGAGTCCAACATCAAGTCAGCGTGAACACACAGAGCGGACATCCGGTCACCGGTTCCTTCTTCACAATAAAACCCCACATCTGCGTTTTATTTTGTGATATCTACTGATTCGAATGTACGAATGTTCtgtcaaatattaaatatgaatgttcTTTATTGCTTCTGAGTATTAAAGCTTACGccatgaaaataaacatgagaaatgtgttggtttcatgaacaaacatgaagacaaatacacaaagggttcgttaatgtgtttgaaaacaTGATTTACAACATGATAATAACTGTTAGAGCTTTCTGTTAATCTcagaattaaaaataactgactCTGGTTCAGTTATACAAATCTAATGTGTGATATCaattaattatattaataaaaattatatcacatcgttttatatttaaacatatttgcATGAAAGTTGTTACACTAAACCTAAACtttaaaagtttgtttgttaatACCTGACTTCCGGTCTTTCTCCCACTAACTGTGGCGCTGCTGATACAAATCAATTGTCGAATCATCGTCCTCTTTGTTTTACCCTGAGTTTAGTCTCACAGGCAGAATTCATTAATCAGTGACCAAAGATGCATTAAAAGCATAAAACAACTATTAAATATGCTTCAATAAGCGTCTTTGTGAATTAGTTTAACAAACTATATATGAATTTTAAAGTAATAAGATATTTGATACTTTAATAtttgagaaaaagagaaatcataaaaataagtacgaataaaatatgaaacatttcTACTGAGatttataataacataatacagtgtgtgttgtgtgttgtctttattgtgttgtattgtgtgtgttctctgcacAGCGGACACACATTTGCCTGTCAGTCCAACTAAGGGTTACATTTTAAGGACGCTCAATCGATAGTCGAGCAGCAGCGGAGGATCTAATTTGTCGGCTGGTTCTGGAAGTTTCTTCCGGTCCTTCTCCTCCGTGCCGGTCTGTCAGAGGGACCCGGTCCTGCTGCGCTTCTGAGCGGCCCCGGTGCAGTCTGTTCCCGGCGCTGGGCTCCGGGATGTTCGGGTGTCTGGTGGCGGGCCGCCTGGTCCAGACCGACGCGCTGCAGGTCGCTCCGGACAAGTTCCTGTTCAACCTGCCGGACTTCGACAACGTGAACCACGTGGTGGTGTTCATGCTGGGCACCGTGCCGTTCCCCGCCGGGACGGGCGGCGCCGTGTACTTCTCCTTCCCGGAGCCGGGGGGCGGCGGCCCGGTGTGGCAGCTGCTCGGCTTCATCACCAACGACAAGCCCAGCGCCATCTTCAAGATCTCGGGCCTGAAGCCCGGGGAGCGCGGCTCCGGACCGCAGCCCTTCGGCCCCGGAGCCGCCTGCTCCACGGCCCCCTCCCT contains these protein-coding regions:
- the hikeshi gene encoding protein Hikeshi produces the protein MFGCLVAGRLVQTDALQVAPDKFLFNLPDFDNVNHVVVFMLGTVPFPAGTGGAVYFSFPEPGGGGPVWQLLGFITNDKPSAIFKISGLKPGERGSGPQPFGPGAACSTAPSLAQVGVSVEPLQQLAQEIPVSSAAVSSVDSFLQFTQKMLDSLFNFCSSFAVTQEQMTPNRTETFIPSSCVLRWYENYQRRMAQNPNFWKS